The following proteins come from a genomic window of Bactrocera tryoni isolate S06 chromosome 1, CSIRO_BtryS06_freeze2, whole genome shotgun sequence:
- the LOC120767007 gene encoding protein Malvolio isoform X1: MASNGSFSKNSDQIVEPAGSSSTTSPRTSTSRAPHQHLPSVLPDEGTYLKPNAKQAYFSDEKVLIPQNDETGFSFRKLWAFTGPGFLMSIAYLDPGNIESDLQSGAAAKYKILWVLLWATVLGLLMQRLAARLGVVTGLHLAEMCYRQYRKLPRIILWIMIEIAIIGSDMQEVIGTAIAIYLLSNKIVPLWGGVLITIIDTFTFLFLDKYGLRKLEFFFGFLITVMAVTFGYEYVVSAPNQGEVMEGMFLPWCKDCDANVLLQAVGIVGAVIMPHNLYLHSALVKSRDIDRRQPKRVSEANFYFFIEASVALFVSFIINLFVVAVFAHGMFGKTNQDVLDVCVNQTMYEDAKASFTDSHNNTDLIDADLYKGGLYLGCTFGAAAMYIWGVGILAAGQSSTMTGTYAGQFSMEGFLNLQWPRWRRVLFTRLIAIIPTFCLAFFTRMEDLTHLNDILNAVMSLQLPFAAIPTIAFTSCVAIMGEFVNGLANKVISIMLTIVVITVNIYFVVVQVQTASLENGLLALVCIGAILYLLFNLYLVIHMIACMGNQRFVNNRWVQKFVLPSQNSFTIKNANSTYASVVSIAIAASNAANEPLPKAISEKVSQ, from the exons ATGGCTTCAAATGgatcattttcaaaaaatagcgATCAAATTGTTGAACCTGCGGGCAGTTCATCAACAACATCGCCGCGTACCAGCACATCTCGAGCGCCACATCAGCATCTACCGAGTGTTTTACCCGATGAGGGCACATATCTGAAACCGAATGCGAAACAAGCATACTTCAGCGATGAAAAGGTGCTCATACCACAAAATGATGAG ACTGGCTTTAGCTTTCGCAAATTATGGGCATTCACTGGTCCTGGGTTTCTCATGTCCATAGCATACTTGGATCCGGGCAACATAGAATCAGATTTACAAAGCGGAGCGGCAGCAAAGTATAAAATCTTATGGGTACTTTTATGGGCCACGGTTTTGGGTTTACTGATGCAACGTCTGGCGGCGAG GTTGGGTGTTGTGACGGGTCTACATTTGGCCGAGATGTGCTATCGCCAATACAGAAAGCTGCCGCGCATCATTCTTTGGATAATGATTGAGATTGCAATTATCGGCTCGGACATGCAGGAAGTGATTGGCACAGCGATTGCGATAtatttattgtcaaataaaat cGTGCCGCTGTGGGGTGGAGTGCTGATAACAATTATCGATAcgttcacatttttatttctagaTAAATATGGTTTGAGGAAACTGGAGTTCTTCTTTGGCTTCTTAATCACTGTAATGGCGGTTACTTTCGGCTATGAG TACGTTGTCTCAGCGCCTAACCAGGGTGAAGTGATGGAAGGAATGTTCCTGCCGTGGTGTAAGGATTGTGATGCAAATGTTCTACTGCAGGCTGTAGGCATAGTTGGTGCTGTGATAATGCCCCACAATTTGTATCTTCATTCCGCTTTAGTCAAA TCACGTGATATCGATCGTCGTCAACCGAAGAGAGTTAGCGAGGCAAATTTCTATTTCTTCATTGAAGCGTCGGTGGCGCTATTTGTGTCATTCATTATAAATCTATTCGTCGTAGCTGTCTTCGCACACGGCATGTTCGGTAAAACAAATCAAGATGTG ttGGATGTCTGCGTGAATCAAACAATGTACGAAGACGCAAAAGCGTCATTTACGGATTCGCACAACAACACCGATCTCATCGATGCCGATCTTTATAAGGGAGGTCTATATTTGGGTTGCACATTCGGTGCAGCGGCTATGTACATTTGGGGTGTTGGCATTTTGGCAGCTGGTCAGAGCTCCACCATGACTGGCACATATGCGGGACAATTTTCAATGGAAGGCTTTCTGAATTTGCAATGGCCACGCTGGCGCCGTGTGCTCTTCACGCGTTTAATCGCCATCATACCCACATTCTGCTTGGCCTTCTTCACACGCATGGAAGATTTAACTCATTTGAATGATATTTTGAACGCAGTGATGTCGTTGCAGTTGCCTTTTGCCGCCATACCTACGATAGCATTCACATCGTGTGTGGCTATAATGGGTGAATTCGTAAATGGCCT tgCGAACAAGGTTATATCCATAATGTTAACCATAGTGGTAATAACGGTAAACATCTACTTCGTTGTTGTGCAAGTGCAGACGGCGTCTTTGGAAAATGGTTTATTAGCATTAGTTT GTATAGGAGCcattttatatttgctattCAACTTGTACCTTGTGATACACATGATTGCGTGCATGGGCAATCAAAGATTTGTCAATAATAGG TGGGTCCAGAAGTTCGTACTCCCCAGTCAGAATAGTTTTACGATAAAGAACGCCAATTCAACGTACGCAAG TGTTGTGTCTATAGCAATTGCCGCAAGCAATGCAGCTAATGAGCCACTGCCTAAGGCAATATCGGAAAAGGTGTCACAATAA
- the LOC120767007 gene encoding protein Malvolio isoform X3 yields the protein MASNGSFSKNSDQIVEPAGSSSTTSPRTSTSRAPHQHLPSVLPDEGTYLKPNAKQAYFSDEKVLIPQNDETGFSFRKLWAFTGPGFLMSIAYLDPGNIESDLQSGAAAKYKILWVLLWATVLGLLMQRLAARLGVVTGLHLAEMCYRQYRKLPRIILWIMIEIAIIGSDMQEVIGTAIAIYLLSNKIVPLWGGVLITIIDTFTFLFLDKYGLRKLEFFFGFLITVMAVTFGYEYVVSAPNQGEVMEGMFLPWCKDCDANVLLQAVGIVGAVIMPHNLYLHSALVKSRDIDRRQPKRVSEANFYFFIEASVALFVSFIINLFVVAVFAHGMFGKTNQDVLDVCVNQTMYEDAKASFTDSHNNTDLIDADLYKGGLYLGCTFGAAAMYIWGVGILAAGQSSTMTGTYAGQFSMEGFLNLQWPRWRRVLFTRLIAIIPTFCLAFFTRMEDLTHLNDILNAVMSLQLPFAAIPTIAFTSCVAIMGEFVNGLANKVISIMLTIVVITVNIYFVVVQVQTASLENGLLALVCIGAILYLLFNLYLVIHMIACMGNQRFVNNRWVQKFVLPSQNSFTIKNANSTYASTDDTHVLTEYSPHAYVCKF from the exons ATGGCTTCAAATGgatcattttcaaaaaatagcgATCAAATTGTTGAACCTGCGGGCAGTTCATCAACAACATCGCCGCGTACCAGCACATCTCGAGCGCCACATCAGCATCTACCGAGTGTTTTACCCGATGAGGGCACATATCTGAAACCGAATGCGAAACAAGCATACTTCAGCGATGAAAAGGTGCTCATACCACAAAATGATGAG ACTGGCTTTAGCTTTCGCAAATTATGGGCATTCACTGGTCCTGGGTTTCTCATGTCCATAGCATACTTGGATCCGGGCAACATAGAATCAGATTTACAAAGCGGAGCGGCAGCAAAGTATAAAATCTTATGGGTACTTTTATGGGCCACGGTTTTGGGTTTACTGATGCAACGTCTGGCGGCGAG GTTGGGTGTTGTGACGGGTCTACATTTGGCCGAGATGTGCTATCGCCAATACAGAAAGCTGCCGCGCATCATTCTTTGGATAATGATTGAGATTGCAATTATCGGCTCGGACATGCAGGAAGTGATTGGCACAGCGATTGCGATAtatttattgtcaaataaaat cGTGCCGCTGTGGGGTGGAGTGCTGATAACAATTATCGATAcgttcacatttttatttctagaTAAATATGGTTTGAGGAAACTGGAGTTCTTCTTTGGCTTCTTAATCACTGTAATGGCGGTTACTTTCGGCTATGAG TACGTTGTCTCAGCGCCTAACCAGGGTGAAGTGATGGAAGGAATGTTCCTGCCGTGGTGTAAGGATTGTGATGCAAATGTTCTACTGCAGGCTGTAGGCATAGTTGGTGCTGTGATAATGCCCCACAATTTGTATCTTCATTCCGCTTTAGTCAAA TCACGTGATATCGATCGTCGTCAACCGAAGAGAGTTAGCGAGGCAAATTTCTATTTCTTCATTGAAGCGTCGGTGGCGCTATTTGTGTCATTCATTATAAATCTATTCGTCGTAGCTGTCTTCGCACACGGCATGTTCGGTAAAACAAATCAAGATGTG ttGGATGTCTGCGTGAATCAAACAATGTACGAAGACGCAAAAGCGTCATTTACGGATTCGCACAACAACACCGATCTCATCGATGCCGATCTTTATAAGGGAGGTCTATATTTGGGTTGCACATTCGGTGCAGCGGCTATGTACATTTGGGGTGTTGGCATTTTGGCAGCTGGTCAGAGCTCCACCATGACTGGCACATATGCGGGACAATTTTCAATGGAAGGCTTTCTGAATTTGCAATGGCCACGCTGGCGCCGTGTGCTCTTCACGCGTTTAATCGCCATCATACCCACATTCTGCTTGGCCTTCTTCACACGCATGGAAGATTTAACTCATTTGAATGATATTTTGAACGCAGTGATGTCGTTGCAGTTGCCTTTTGCCGCCATACCTACGATAGCATTCACATCGTGTGTGGCTATAATGGGTGAATTCGTAAATGGCCT tgCGAACAAGGTTATATCCATAATGTTAACCATAGTGGTAATAACGGTAAACATCTACTTCGTTGTTGTGCAAGTGCAGACGGCGTCTTTGGAAAATGGTTTATTAGCATTAGTTT GTATAGGAGCcattttatatttgctattCAACTTGTACCTTGTGATACACATGATTGCGTGCATGGGCAATCAAAGATTTGTCAATAATAGG TGGGTCCAGAAGTTCGTACTCCCCAGTCAGAATAGTTTTACGATAAAGAACGCCAATTCAACGTACGCAAG TACTGATGACACGCACGTACTCACTGAATATTCACcacacgcatatgtatgtaaattttga
- the LOC120767007 gene encoding protein Malvolio isoform X2, which yields MASNGSFSKNSDQIVEPAGSSSTTSPRTSTSRAPHQHLPSVLPDEGTYLKPNAKQAYFSDEKVLIPQNDETGFSFRKLWAFTGPGFLMSIAYLDPGNIESDLQSGAAAKYKILWVLLWATVLGLLMQRLAARLGVVTGLHLAEMCYRQYRKLPRIILWIMIEIAIIGSDMQEVIGTAIAIYLLSNKIVPLWGGVLITIIDTFTFLFLDKYGLRKLEFFFGFLITVMAVTFGYEYVVSAPNQGEVMEGMFLPWCKDCDANVLLQAVGIVGAVIMPHNLYLHSALVKSRDIDRRQPKRVSEANFYFFIEASVALFVSFIINLFVVAVFAHGMFGKTNQDVLDVCVNQTMYEDAKASFTDSHNNTDLIDADLYKGGLYLGCTFGAAAMYIWGVGILAAGQSSTMTGTYAGQFSMEGFLNLQWPRWRRVLFTRLIAIIPTFCLAFFTRMEDLTHLNDILNAVMSLQLPFAAIPTIAFTSCVAIMGEFVNGLANKVISIMLTIVVITVNIYFVVVQVQTASLENGLLALVCIGAILYLLFNLYLVIHMIACMGNQRFVNNRWVQKFVLPSQNSFTIKNANSTYASELTLYDNSVSICSISSKTH from the exons ATGGCTTCAAATGgatcattttcaaaaaatagcgATCAAATTGTTGAACCTGCGGGCAGTTCATCAACAACATCGCCGCGTACCAGCACATCTCGAGCGCCACATCAGCATCTACCGAGTGTTTTACCCGATGAGGGCACATATCTGAAACCGAATGCGAAACAAGCATACTTCAGCGATGAAAAGGTGCTCATACCACAAAATGATGAG ACTGGCTTTAGCTTTCGCAAATTATGGGCATTCACTGGTCCTGGGTTTCTCATGTCCATAGCATACTTGGATCCGGGCAACATAGAATCAGATTTACAAAGCGGAGCGGCAGCAAAGTATAAAATCTTATGGGTACTTTTATGGGCCACGGTTTTGGGTTTACTGATGCAACGTCTGGCGGCGAG GTTGGGTGTTGTGACGGGTCTACATTTGGCCGAGATGTGCTATCGCCAATACAGAAAGCTGCCGCGCATCATTCTTTGGATAATGATTGAGATTGCAATTATCGGCTCGGACATGCAGGAAGTGATTGGCACAGCGATTGCGATAtatttattgtcaaataaaat cGTGCCGCTGTGGGGTGGAGTGCTGATAACAATTATCGATAcgttcacatttttatttctagaTAAATATGGTTTGAGGAAACTGGAGTTCTTCTTTGGCTTCTTAATCACTGTAATGGCGGTTACTTTCGGCTATGAG TACGTTGTCTCAGCGCCTAACCAGGGTGAAGTGATGGAAGGAATGTTCCTGCCGTGGTGTAAGGATTGTGATGCAAATGTTCTACTGCAGGCTGTAGGCATAGTTGGTGCTGTGATAATGCCCCACAATTTGTATCTTCATTCCGCTTTAGTCAAA TCACGTGATATCGATCGTCGTCAACCGAAGAGAGTTAGCGAGGCAAATTTCTATTTCTTCATTGAAGCGTCGGTGGCGCTATTTGTGTCATTCATTATAAATCTATTCGTCGTAGCTGTCTTCGCACACGGCATGTTCGGTAAAACAAATCAAGATGTG ttGGATGTCTGCGTGAATCAAACAATGTACGAAGACGCAAAAGCGTCATTTACGGATTCGCACAACAACACCGATCTCATCGATGCCGATCTTTATAAGGGAGGTCTATATTTGGGTTGCACATTCGGTGCAGCGGCTATGTACATTTGGGGTGTTGGCATTTTGGCAGCTGGTCAGAGCTCCACCATGACTGGCACATATGCGGGACAATTTTCAATGGAAGGCTTTCTGAATTTGCAATGGCCACGCTGGCGCCGTGTGCTCTTCACGCGTTTAATCGCCATCATACCCACATTCTGCTTGGCCTTCTTCACACGCATGGAAGATTTAACTCATTTGAATGATATTTTGAACGCAGTGATGTCGTTGCAGTTGCCTTTTGCCGCCATACCTACGATAGCATTCACATCGTGTGTGGCTATAATGGGTGAATTCGTAAATGGCCT tgCGAACAAGGTTATATCCATAATGTTAACCATAGTGGTAATAACGGTAAACATCTACTTCGTTGTTGTGCAAGTGCAGACGGCGTCTTTGGAAAATGGTTTATTAGCATTAGTTT GTATAGGAGCcattttatatttgctattCAACTTGTACCTTGTGATACACATGATTGCGTGCATGGGCAATCAAAGATTTGTCAATAATAGG TGGGTCCAGAAGTTCGTACTCCCCAGTCAGAATAGTTTTACGATAAAGAACGCCAATTCAACGTACGCAAG TGAGCTGACGTTATACGATAATAGTGTCTCGATATGTTCCATCTCGTCGAAAACTCATTGA
- the LOC120767007 gene encoding protein Malvolio isoform X5 — translation MRNKHTSAMKRCSYHKMMRLGVVTGLHLAEMCYRQYRKLPRIILWIMIEIAIIGSDMQEVIGTAIAIYLLSNKIVPLWGGVLITIIDTFTFLFLDKYGLRKLEFFFGFLITVMAVTFGYEYVVSAPNQGEVMEGMFLPWCKDCDANVLLQAVGIVGAVIMPHNLYLHSALVKSRDIDRRQPKRVSEANFYFFIEASVALFVSFIINLFVVAVFAHGMFGKTNQDVLDVCVNQTMYEDAKASFTDSHNNTDLIDADLYKGGLYLGCTFGAAAMYIWGVGILAAGQSSTMTGTYAGQFSMEGFLNLQWPRWRRVLFTRLIAIIPTFCLAFFTRMEDLTHLNDILNAVMSLQLPFAAIPTIAFTSCVAIMGEFVNGLANKVISIMLTIVVITVNIYFVVVQVQTASLENGLLALVCIGAILYLLFNLYLVIHMIACMGNQRFVNNRWVQKFVLPSQNSFTIKNANSTYASVVSIAIAASNAANEPLPKAISEKVSQ, via the exons ATGCGAAACAAGCATACTTCAGCGATGAAAAGGTGCTCATACCACAAAATGATGAG GTTGGGTGTTGTGACGGGTCTACATTTGGCCGAGATGTGCTATCGCCAATACAGAAAGCTGCCGCGCATCATTCTTTGGATAATGATTGAGATTGCAATTATCGGCTCGGACATGCAGGAAGTGATTGGCACAGCGATTGCGATAtatttattgtcaaataaaat cGTGCCGCTGTGGGGTGGAGTGCTGATAACAATTATCGATAcgttcacatttttatttctagaTAAATATGGTTTGAGGAAACTGGAGTTCTTCTTTGGCTTCTTAATCACTGTAATGGCGGTTACTTTCGGCTATGAG TACGTTGTCTCAGCGCCTAACCAGGGTGAAGTGATGGAAGGAATGTTCCTGCCGTGGTGTAAGGATTGTGATGCAAATGTTCTACTGCAGGCTGTAGGCATAGTTGGTGCTGTGATAATGCCCCACAATTTGTATCTTCATTCCGCTTTAGTCAAA TCACGTGATATCGATCGTCGTCAACCGAAGAGAGTTAGCGAGGCAAATTTCTATTTCTTCATTGAAGCGTCGGTGGCGCTATTTGTGTCATTCATTATAAATCTATTCGTCGTAGCTGTCTTCGCACACGGCATGTTCGGTAAAACAAATCAAGATGTG ttGGATGTCTGCGTGAATCAAACAATGTACGAAGACGCAAAAGCGTCATTTACGGATTCGCACAACAACACCGATCTCATCGATGCCGATCTTTATAAGGGAGGTCTATATTTGGGTTGCACATTCGGTGCAGCGGCTATGTACATTTGGGGTGTTGGCATTTTGGCAGCTGGTCAGAGCTCCACCATGACTGGCACATATGCGGGACAATTTTCAATGGAAGGCTTTCTGAATTTGCAATGGCCACGCTGGCGCCGTGTGCTCTTCACGCGTTTAATCGCCATCATACCCACATTCTGCTTGGCCTTCTTCACACGCATGGAAGATTTAACTCATTTGAATGATATTTTGAACGCAGTGATGTCGTTGCAGTTGCCTTTTGCCGCCATACCTACGATAGCATTCACATCGTGTGTGGCTATAATGGGTGAATTCGTAAATGGCCT tgCGAACAAGGTTATATCCATAATGTTAACCATAGTGGTAATAACGGTAAACATCTACTTCGTTGTTGTGCAAGTGCAGACGGCGTCTTTGGAAAATGGTTTATTAGCATTAGTTT GTATAGGAGCcattttatatttgctattCAACTTGTACCTTGTGATACACATGATTGCGTGCATGGGCAATCAAAGATTTGTCAATAATAGG TGGGTCCAGAAGTTCGTACTCCCCAGTCAGAATAGTTTTACGATAAAGAACGCCAATTCAACGTACGCAAG TGTTGTGTCTATAGCAATTGCCGCAAGCAATGCAGCTAATGAGCCACTGCCTAAGGCAATATCGGAAAAGGTGTCACAATAA
- the LOC120767007 gene encoding protein Malvolio isoform X4, translating to MASNGSFSKNSDQIVEPAGSSSTTSPRTSTSRAPHQHLPSVLPDEGTYLKPNAKQAYFSDEKVLIPQNDETGFSFRKLWAFTGPGFLMSIAYLDPGNIESDLQSGAAAKYKILWVLLWATVLGLLMQRLAARLGVVTGLHLAEMCYRQYRKLPRIILWIMIEIAIIGSDMQEVIGTAIAIYLLSNKIVPLWGGVLITIIDTFTFLFLDKYGLRKLEFFFGFLITVMAVTFGYEYVVSAPNQGEVMEGMFLPWCKDCDANVLLQAVGIVGAVIMPHNLYLHSALVKSRDIDRRQPKRVSEANFYFFIEASVALFVSFIINLFVVAVFAHGMFGKTNQDVLDVCVNQTMYEDAKASFTDSHNNTDLIDADLYKGGLYLGCTFGAAAMYIWGVGILAAGQSSTMTGTYAGQFSMEGFLNLQWPRWRRVLFTRLIAIIPTFCLAFFTRMEDLTHLNDILNAVMSLQLPFAAIPTIAFTSCVAIMGEFVNGLANKVISIMLTIVVITVNIYFVVVQVQTASLENGLLALVCIGAILYLLFNLYLVIHMIACMGNQRFVNNRWVQKFVLPSQNSFTIKNANSTYARISPNGDQEVDVPFGAEEDA from the exons ATGGCTTCAAATGgatcattttcaaaaaatagcgATCAAATTGTTGAACCTGCGGGCAGTTCATCAACAACATCGCCGCGTACCAGCACATCTCGAGCGCCACATCAGCATCTACCGAGTGTTTTACCCGATGAGGGCACATATCTGAAACCGAATGCGAAACAAGCATACTTCAGCGATGAAAAGGTGCTCATACCACAAAATGATGAG ACTGGCTTTAGCTTTCGCAAATTATGGGCATTCACTGGTCCTGGGTTTCTCATGTCCATAGCATACTTGGATCCGGGCAACATAGAATCAGATTTACAAAGCGGAGCGGCAGCAAAGTATAAAATCTTATGGGTACTTTTATGGGCCACGGTTTTGGGTTTACTGATGCAACGTCTGGCGGCGAG GTTGGGTGTTGTGACGGGTCTACATTTGGCCGAGATGTGCTATCGCCAATACAGAAAGCTGCCGCGCATCATTCTTTGGATAATGATTGAGATTGCAATTATCGGCTCGGACATGCAGGAAGTGATTGGCACAGCGATTGCGATAtatttattgtcaaataaaat cGTGCCGCTGTGGGGTGGAGTGCTGATAACAATTATCGATAcgttcacatttttatttctagaTAAATATGGTTTGAGGAAACTGGAGTTCTTCTTTGGCTTCTTAATCACTGTAATGGCGGTTACTTTCGGCTATGAG TACGTTGTCTCAGCGCCTAACCAGGGTGAAGTGATGGAAGGAATGTTCCTGCCGTGGTGTAAGGATTGTGATGCAAATGTTCTACTGCAGGCTGTAGGCATAGTTGGTGCTGTGATAATGCCCCACAATTTGTATCTTCATTCCGCTTTAGTCAAA TCACGTGATATCGATCGTCGTCAACCGAAGAGAGTTAGCGAGGCAAATTTCTATTTCTTCATTGAAGCGTCGGTGGCGCTATTTGTGTCATTCATTATAAATCTATTCGTCGTAGCTGTCTTCGCACACGGCATGTTCGGTAAAACAAATCAAGATGTG ttGGATGTCTGCGTGAATCAAACAATGTACGAAGACGCAAAAGCGTCATTTACGGATTCGCACAACAACACCGATCTCATCGATGCCGATCTTTATAAGGGAGGTCTATATTTGGGTTGCACATTCGGTGCAGCGGCTATGTACATTTGGGGTGTTGGCATTTTGGCAGCTGGTCAGAGCTCCACCATGACTGGCACATATGCGGGACAATTTTCAATGGAAGGCTTTCTGAATTTGCAATGGCCACGCTGGCGCCGTGTGCTCTTCACGCGTTTAATCGCCATCATACCCACATTCTGCTTGGCCTTCTTCACACGCATGGAAGATTTAACTCATTTGAATGATATTTTGAACGCAGTGATGTCGTTGCAGTTGCCTTTTGCCGCCATACCTACGATAGCATTCACATCGTGTGTGGCTATAATGGGTGAATTCGTAAATGGCCT tgCGAACAAGGTTATATCCATAATGTTAACCATAGTGGTAATAACGGTAAACATCTACTTCGTTGTTGTGCAAGTGCAGACGGCGTCTTTGGAAAATGGTTTATTAGCATTAGTTT GTATAGGAGCcattttatatttgctattCAACTTGTACCTTGTGATACACATGATTGCGTGCATGGGCAATCAAAGATTTGTCAATAATAGG TGGGTCCAGAAGTTCGTACTCCCCAGTCAGAATAGTTTTACGATAAAGAACGCCAATTCAACGTACGCAAG aATTTCACCAAATGGCGATCAGGAAGTGGATGTACCATTCGGCGCAGAGGAGGACGCATAG
- the LOC120770940 gene encoding protein takeout-like, producing MMSSYKFLTLLYLIGIFHINTNADMPPEIEKCRAGDVDCIAKILPYLLQNYTNGIPEIGLTDIEKLSLNNIIITKAKEQSPVTLNLAFKKMYLHGIRNVTVQRVVGFGKDLLSSKFETYVTIPNLVVDGEYVSSGKVLLLPMDAIGFAKIEMKNTRLSLKFKFDEECKDGKQYAKIKALKCKLTPELIVMQFDNLFNGNKQLGESLNQMINDNWKILWADMESQVNEAVAGIVKRLLANIISVLPYDDFYRED from the exons atgatgAGCAGCTATAAATTCCTAACTCTACTATATCTTATCggaattttccatataaatacgAATGCCGATATGC CGCCAGAAATCGAAAAATGCCGTGCAGGCGATGTGGACtgtattgcaaaaattttaccgTATCTTTTGCAAAATTATACCAATGGAATTCCTGAAATTGGTCTAACTGATATAGAGAAATTGTcactaaataatattattattacaaaagcaaaagaGCAATCGCCAGTTACGTTAAATTTGGCATTCAAAAAGATGTATTTGCACGGTATACGAAATGTAACGGTACAACGTGTGGTGGGCTTTGGAAAGGATCTGCTCAGTTCAAAATTCGAAACATACGTTACAATACCCAATTTAGTAGTGGATGGAGAGTATGTCTCCAGTGGAAAGGTGCTTTTGTTGCCAATGGATGCAATAGGTTTTGCAAAAATAGAAATGAAGAATACCAGGCTTAGCTTGAAATTTAAGTTTGATGAAGAATGTAAGGATGGCAAGCAGTATGCGAAGATAAAAGCGTTGAAATGCAAATTGACACCGGAATT AATAGTCATGCAATTCGATAATCTTTTTAATGGTAATAAACAGCTGGGTGAGTCGTTGAATCAGATGATTAATGATAACTGGAAAATACTTTGGGCCGACATGGAATCTCAAGTAAATGAAGCGGTTGCAGGAATAGTAAAACGGCTGCTGGCGAATATAATAAGTGTATTGCCCTATGACGATTTTTATCGCGAAGACTGA